Proteins co-encoded in one Accipiter gentilis chromosome 33, bAccGen1.1, whole genome shotgun sequence genomic window:
- the LOC126053381 gene encoding ATP-sensitive inward rectifier potassium channel 12, with translation MTAGRVNPYSIVSSEEDGLRLTTMPGINGFGNGKIHTRRKCRNRFVKKNGQCNVEFTNMDDKPQRYIADMFTTCVDIRWRYMLLLFSLAFLVSWLLFGLIFWLIALIHGDLENPGGDDTFKPCVLQVNGFVAAFLFSIETQTTIGYGFRCVTEECPLAVFMVVVQSIVGCIIDSFMIGAIMAKMARPKKRAQTLLFSHNAVVAMRDGKLCLMWRVGNLRKSHIVEAHVRAQLIKPRITEEGEYIPLDQIDIDVGFDKGLDRIFLVSPITILHEINEDSPLFGISRQDLETDDFEIVVILEGMVEATAMTTQARSSYLASEILWGHRFEPVLFEEKNQYKVDYSHFHKTYEVPSTPRCSAKDLVENKFLLPSTNSFCYENELAFMSRDEEEEDDDSRGLEDLSPDNRHEFDRLQATIALDQRSYRRESEI, from the coding sequence ATGACTGCAGGCAGAGTCAACCCTTACAGCATCGTGTCCTCCGAGGAAGACGGGCTGAGGTTGACCACCATGCCAGGTATCAACGGCTTTGGCAATGGGAAAATCCACACCAGGAGGAAATGCAGGAACAGGTTTGTAAAGAAGAACGGTCAGTGCAACGTGGAGTTCACCAACATGGATGACAAGCCGCAGAGGTACATTGCAGACATGTTCACCACGTGCGTTGACATCCGCTGGAGGTATATGCTCTTGCTCTTTTCCCTGGCATTTCTGGTGTCCTGGTTATTGTTTGGGCTGATTTTCTGGCTAATTGCACTCATTCACGGAGATCTAGAAAACCCGGGTGGAGACGATACCTTCAAGCCTTGCGTTCTGCAGGTCAATGGCTTtgtggctgcttttcttttctccattgaGACCCAAACGACTATTGGTTACGGCTTCCGCTGCGTGACGGAGGAGTGCCCGCTCGCAGTCTTCATGGTGGTGGTTCAGTCCATCGTGGGGTGTATAATTGACTCTTTCATGATTGGTGCAATAATGGCAAAGATGGCCAGGCCCAAAAAACGGGCCCAGACATTACTTTTCAGCCATAACGCAGTAGTGGCAATGAGAGATGGAAAACTCTGCCTGATGTGGAGAGTTGGGAACCTCCGGAAAAGCCACATAGTAGAAGCCCACGTACGAGCTCAGCTAATTAAGCCCAGGATCACAGAAGAAGGGGAGTACATACCTCTCGACCAAATAGACATCGACGTGGGGTTTGATAAAGGCTTGGACCGTATCTTCTTGGTGTCCCCCATCACCATTCTTCACGAGATCAACGAAGACAGCCCCTTGTTCGGGATCAGCCGCCAGGACTTGGAGACAGACGACTTTGAGATCGTGGTCATCCTGGAAGGCATGGTAGAAGCCACTGCTATGACAACGCAAGCTCGGAGCTCCTACCTGGCCAGCGAGATCCTCTGGGGCCACCGCTTCGAGCCCGTCTTGTTTGAGGAGAAAAACCAGTACAAAGTAGACTATTCCCACTTCCACAAAACCTACGAGGTCCCGTCCACCCCCCGTTGCAGCGCCAAGGACTTGGTGGAGAACAAATTCCTGCTGCCCAGTACCAACTCCTTCTGCTACGAGAACGAGCTGGCCTTTATGAGCCgcgatgaggaagaggaagatgatgacAGCCGGGGTTTGGAGGACCTGAGCCCGGACAACAGGCACGAGTTCGATAGGCTTCAAGCCACAATAGCGTTGGATCAGCGGTCGTACAGGAGGGAGTCGGAAATATGA